GTGATAGAAGACGACGTGGAGATAGGTGCCAACGTGACCATAGACCGGGCTGCCATGGGGATCACTCGAATCGGGGAGGGGACAAAGATCGACAACCTCGTACAGATCGCCCATAATGTCACGATCGGCCCGCGGTCCATTATCGTCGCCCAGGTGGGGATCTCCGGGAGCAGCCGCCTCGGACAGGGAGTAGTCCTCGGAGGGCAGGCGGGAATCGCCGGTCACATCACCCTGGGGGACGGGGTCATGGTCGGGGCCCAGGCAGGGGTCGCCCAGGACATCGAACCAGGGCAGGTCGTATCCGGAACGCCGGCCGTTCCCCACAGATTGTGGCTGCGGATTTCCCGACTCTTGCTAAGGCTCCCTGATCTCGTGCGCGACATGAAACGAGTGAACGAACGCCTCGATCGGATCGAACGTGGAGGTCGGACATGAAGCCCGAAAACTGGTACTGCGGAATCAAAGAGATCATGAAGCACCTCCCCCACCGGTATCCCTTCCTCCTTGTGGATCGAATCCTCACTGTGCAACCAGGAGTCAGGATCACCGGGCTAAAGAACGTGACCATAAACGAACCCTTCTTCAGCGGGCACTTCCCCGGAGAACCCATAATGCCAGGCGTGCTCATCCTCGAGGCCATGGCACAAACAGGCATCATCTTTGCTAAGTGCACGGATCCAGAGGCCCTCGAGGACAAGCTCCTCGTCTTCGCTGGCATGGACGAGGTCCGTTTCAGAAAACCGGTGAAACCCGGCGATCAGCTCATCATGGAGCTCCAGCTCCTCAAGAAAAAGTCCACCCTCTGGAAGATGGACGGCAAGGCCCGAGTCGGGGGAGAGATCGTGGCCGAGGCCATACTCATGGCGGCAATCCAGAAAAACCGCGGCACGAGCGACGATCCCTCCTCCCCATGAATCGTGACTCAGACAGGCATCCTATGGATTCAGACAACCTCCCCTTAATACATGAGACCGCGATCGTATCGCCCTCTGCCGCTCTGGAAAAGGGGGTCGGCATCGGCCCCTTCTCCGTCATCGGTCCGCATGTGACCATCGGAAAGAACGCAAAGATCGGGCCTCACGTCGTCATAGAGGGCAACACGCGGATCGGCGATGGGGTAACGGTGGCCCAATTTGCCTCCATAGGCGCCCCTCCTCAGGATCTCAAATATGGCGGGGAGCCCACCCGGGTCGAGATCGGGCATAGGACGGTCATCCGGGAATTTGTCACCGTCCACCGGGGGACGGAAAAAGGTGGAGGAATCACGAAGGTCGGCTCTGACTGCCTTATCATGGCTTACTGCCACATCGCTCACGACTGCCGTGTAGGAGACCACGTCATCATGGCCAATGGGGCGACCCTCGGCGGCCATGTCCAAGTGGGAGACCACGTGGTCATCGGAGGGCTTTCGGCAGTTCACCAGTACTGCCGCATCGGCCCATACGCATTTCTCGGTGGCATGTCAGGGGTGAACAAGGACATACCGCCATTTACCAAATATTGGGGAAACCGGGGAAAACTGTACGGGCTCAATCTCGTGGGCCTCAGACGGAATCAATTTTCCCGCGAGGCCATAGATGCGCTCAGCAAGGCCTATAAAGAGATCTTTCGCGGCCCGGAGACGGTGAGCGCTGCGGTCGCTCGTCTCTTCTCCATGCCCGATCTCCTGCCCGAGGTCTTCCTTTTTCTGGATTTCATTCGATCTTCACAGCGCGGGGTACCGGCCGCCGGGTCAAACGGAGACGAAGAGACGTGACAGAGGACTTGCCCCTGGGGATCATCGCTGGAGGTGGTCAATTCCCCCTCCTGTGCGCCAGAGCCGCCCGAAAGAAGGGGTACAAGGTGTTTGCCGTGGGCCACCTCGGAGAAACAGACCCAAGCATGGAACAGGAGGTGAACGAGATCGTCTGGATCCACCTCGGCCAGCTCGGACGCCTCATCACGTCCCTCAAAAAGGCAGGGGTTTCAAAGACCATCTTTGCGGGTACCATCACGAAAAAGAGGATCTTTCGCGACGTTCGTCCGGACATGAGGGCGCTTGCCCTCTGGGGCCAGCTCCGTGGGCGTCTCGACGACGAAATCCTCCGTGCCATAGCCAAAGAACTTGAATCGGAAGGGATCCATGTCCTCCCTTCCACCGCACTTCTTGACGAGCTTGCGGCTCCTGTCGGCATCCTCACCAAAAAGACGCCCACAAGGAAACAACGAGAAGATATGGAGTTCGGCTGGCACATCGCAAAGACCGTTGGCAGTCTCGATATCGGCCAGTGCATCGTCGTGAAGGA
This DNA window, taken from Deltaproteobacteria bacterium, encodes the following:
- the fabZ gene encoding 3-hydroxyacyl-ACP dehydratase FabZ — protein: MKPENWYCGIKEIMKHLPHRYPFLLVDRILTVQPGVRITGLKNVTINEPFFSGHFPGEPIMPGVLILEAMAQTGIIFAKCTDPEALEDKLLVFAGMDEVRFRKPVKPGDQLIMELQLLKKKSTLWKMDGKARVGGEIVAEAILMAAIQKNRGTSDDPSSP
- the lpxA gene encoding acyl-ACP--UDP-N-acetylglucosamine O-acyltransferase; translation: MDSDNLPLIHETAIVSPSAALEKGVGIGPFSVIGPHVTIGKNAKIGPHVVIEGNTRIGDGVTVAQFASIGAPPQDLKYGGEPTRVEIGHRTVIREFVTVHRGTEKGGGITKVGSDCLIMAYCHIAHDCRVGDHVIMANGATLGGHVQVGDHVVIGGLSAVHQYCRIGPYAFLGGMSGVNKDIPPFTKYWGNRGKLYGLNLVGLRRNQFSREAIDALSKAYKEIFRGPETVSAAVARLFSMPDLLPEVFLFLDFIRSSQRGVPAAGSNGDEET
- the lpxI gene encoding UDP-2,3-diacylglucosamine diphosphatase LpxI (LpxI, functionally equivalent to LpxH, replaces it in LPS biosynthesis in a minority of bacteria.), with product MTEDLPLGIIAGGGQFPLLCARAARKKGYKVFAVGHLGETDPSMEQEVNEIVWIHLGQLGRLITSLKKAGVSKTIFAGTITKKRIFRDVRPDMRALALWGQLRGRLDDEILRAIAKELESEGIHVLPSTALLDELAAPVGILTKKTPTRKQREDMEFGWHIAKTVGSLDIGQCIVVKDKVILAVEAMEGTDETIVRGGRLGGPGAVVIKVFKPHQDPRFDLPSVGITTIERMEEVKASALLIEAGRTLFFDRHEAISRADSAGIAVVAKEGTLA